The stretch of DNA aaagttgtagataattgcaaaacctttaatttgatactaagatgagccaaatcggacaagcggttcaagagatatggctcttagaacttttcaaattcaagaatttttcaaatggctatatcttctaaacggcgacatagattttcttcattttcggactggtgaaagatattgagtcaggctacaacatatcaaaatttaaaagatttgcctaatggggattcggagatattgccccttaaagttaggcaatttttgtttttgtttttagcgcctcttgcggatatttttgaaacttgaaatgttctacgcagttgtagggcttctcaatacctttcatttgataccaagatggtcataatcggtcaagccattctcaagttatatcgaaaaaacactttttgatttaggccgccatatttgctaaaccgtttgaccgattttcaagtatgaattatcgatgaaaacgtctcactgagctctacaacatactaaaatttcagacctctaggcGTAAgagaagtggttgacggtagttcaaaatgacGGAcagcggccatcttggattttaaaaatgcgaaaaaatgaaattttacacccacatttctatagaaaacttcaaaccggaggtctctatctgttaccgttctcgagctataaggcaaagtgtagcgcaccggccggcaggccggccggatcaaaaattttccaccaccattttcgtaatgtgggatgtctaaaacgtgctcataccaagtttgagccctatctgaggtggtcggtttttccgacgattacaatacttggtatgccacgattgtggtataccaactaatattctGCTAAAATGCCTTTTCACTGCTTAATTTGgttattttaactaattttcttttaagagtgttaaatgtgatttttatttctaaattcagttttaagaaaatttaataaagaagaagatatttcaaaacattcaacTCACCGTATTTGTCACAAGAGGAACCAAATCCAGCGCTTCAGACTCATTCCCATCCAATTCAACGACAACAACGAGGAGATTTGTCCACGTAAAGACAGCACTGGTGgagtaaaattattaaaattaattttttttctacaaaaaattattcttttaatttttttttgggaggaaaaataCTCACCATTCGGCAATCTTCTTGTGGCACCTCAGTACGGAATTCTCAATGTCAATCGGATGGTAATTCATACCACGCAGTGTAATGACCTCATCGAGTGCCCCAACAACGTAAACTGCATCATGTAGCTCCTGCTCTTGCCCCGCACTTGCGTGTGGAACGTGCGAAAGTTGTGTCTGCCCCTGCGAATGCAGAGATTCGTTGTCACTGTCCCGACTTGCGATACTCGGGGTTGTTTCGTCGAGAATTGAGCCCGCCTGGGAGCATTCGGTGCGCCTGAGGAAGCCCAAATAGCCCGTTCGTGCGTATGTTTCCGTCGTAGCGCCCGTCACGAGTTTCGCATTGAAGTGATCATTGTAATCCGTTTCGTCGCCATAAATTGTGAAATACCCATCGCAATTGTGCGGCGATTGGACCTAAGCAAAACACccaaaattgagaattttttttttgcctgactgaaaagaaatttccttcaTGACTCACCCAAATTTCACCGAGATGCGAATCCCCGCAGTGACCCTTTGTGTCCGGATTGGCGATAATCACCTTCACTCCCGGCAGGAGTTTTCCGGATTCAATGAGACACAGCGAATTGGGGGCACCACGTTCCACAAGTGCCACCCGATTGTTACGCAATGCCCGCAGATCAACATAAACTTGAGCACTTTCCGCCGAACTTGCCCCCTGAACGCAAATTGCCGGATTCACGCGGCACCCAAAGGATGTCGACACGCAGCGCGTATTGAGCCCCAAAGCTTggaaaagtttgcaaaattgCTGCGTTAATTGCACCCGTGGCCGTTCTTCGGCCACAACAACGCACGTCCGGACACAGGCTAAATTCACATTGCGCTGCTTTAGTGCCTGGATGGAATTGCTCAGGGCCTTTGTGCACAGCTCAATCACACCGTATGAGCAGAATGTGTCACGCACGCGATACTGCGACAAGGTTGACAGCCATAGACTAGGATTTGCTTCAACCTGAAtacaagaaaatgttttttttttattaaattttattaagttaatttaaaaaaaggagtctattcattctaatttttttgactCTCTATGAAATCGATTCAAAACCTAACgagaaagtttaaagaaaagtctcttctacagagaaaatttatttgtaaattacTTCTTTAACACAATTTTCTGAATGTggatttaaagattttattgatgttaaaaaaattcatcaaagtttttttctttttaatttctaatgaataattaaacgttctaaattcaaatttagaaTATTAACTGTCATAAGTAAACGACACGGTTGACAGTTAAGATAAAACGTTAGATATTTTATGTTTAGGCGTCTTACGCCAAGAATGATTTACCTTAGAAATTATCTATTAGAatgtctaacgttagaaaattaaaatcaaagaatCTAACATTATAAGCTGTATTAAACGTCTAACGTTagaagttttcaatttaaattaaaatttgacattaatCCTTCAAAGTTTCAGAAAGGAAATTCAGAATAActaacgttagaatttaaaaatgacagttgaaataaatttccatataGAGGATTTTGacgtatttaaaaattcccttCATAAATGTAATTTGTAAATGTAATGTAATGTATAAATGTTATGTAATTTGTAGTAtttgaaatagaaaatatcTTACGTTAGAAATCATAACACAAAAACATCCAACGTAAGACATTCATCAACGAATATTTAACGTAAATAACTAAAGAGAAAGTatctaacgttagaatttttcgtgatgtatttaaattaagagattCTTTGACTAATATttaacgttaattttttttaaaaacctGCCTTTTCACAttagaaaattgcaatgtCAAACCTTTGCCAACCTGCCATTTGTGTggcaaaatgataattttttaaataaatatttctagcgattcttatttgtttttaattttttaaataattttattcaggcAGTTTTTACGcaagaatattaatttcacttctaatttaataaataaaagtctcaaaatccaataaaagACCATAAAACATATGCATCAGTGCTTCATGCTTCGTTTgtctaatttttattgcttttaaggtaaaaaaaagcttttaggcaatttgtttttttcctttttatagtttttcagGCCGGGCGTAATTTCGGCATCCACGCAGctaattaaaagtattttgaatttaaaaaaaattaccaatgaagcatatgctttatataTTGAAATTGAACATGCTGAACAATAGGGGCGTggttttttcgtttttttttcagcaaatcTTTCCCGTTTTTCCccaagaaaattacaattcttaattctttctttgagATTCCCTCaagtaatgaaaaaatcaataaaaatgaatagagtcctttaagaaaaaaaaggaaaaatgttttttttttcttacctcaTAGGGCGCAATGAGGATTGAATGGTGCCCACTGAAGACACTAATGAGTGTCCACATGGCAAAACCAAGACCACAATAGGGATCAAGGCAGAGTGCAACGTGCCTACTGGGGTAGAGTTCGCAGGCCAACTTGAGGCTAGAGCAGAGGCTACTCAGGGAACGATGTGTTATGATGACACCACTCAATCTCCCGCATGTGGAGACACTAAAGTCCAGGTAGGCCGTTGACTCGATTGTGGCATTAGCAATTGCGGCCAACTTCCTCTTCGGATTGTCATCAATATCGAGAATTGGTGGCCAACTCTTTGGATCAATTGACGTGGCCGCCTCGCGACTCTTGAGCAACTTCACAATACTCTGAATTGAGAGAACAATCACGGACTTGGACACATCAACAATCATCCGGACCGTTGGGAGAGTGGTGATGAGATTCTGCGGATGCGGCGGACGTATTGTGATGGGTACGGCACCCAAGTAGAGGCATCCGTAGAATGCGCAAATGAGATCAACCCCCGGTGGGAAGATCAATGCCACATGATCGCCAGGATTAATCTTACCGCGCTCCTGGAGGAGAGCCCCAATCTTCTCAGCGCGCTTATGGAGTTCCGAGCAGGTGAGTGTCTTTGCGACGGCTCCCTTTGAATTGAGCAATGTGTACAGGACATGATCCGGCGAGGAGTTTGCTCGCCATCGTAGAACAGCCGTTATAAGCTGATGCTGggggattttttgttgttgttaaaatttacttttctttcaaGGAAGAAGGAGGAGAAGACGATAAAAATACAAACCTTCCTTTCATTGTCATCCGATAGCCCAATATCTCGTCCCTGGGCCACAGCTAGACGATTTCCCTGCACCAAGTTGCCCACCATCACCGACGCGGGGCCCACTGACGTGTCTGTAACACACCCAGATGAACTTCCTGATAGAACTTGTGGTTGCAGAGCGCCTAGCCACATTTcggggcatttttttttcgtattaattggaaggatttttttttggtgtgttAGCGAGCGATAGATTTGCGATGAAGTTATTTTGCGAGAGGTCAGTAGTATAGGTGTGTCAGTAGGGGGAGGATGAATTTCCAGCAACAACGTTTGTTTAGTGAGTAAACCATCACATTTCACCccagaaaattgcatttttttttgcaaaatttgttgcatttttttgtgtttttgtgtgtgtatttTGCATGGtgtttagtattttttttttgcaaaatttgtgtgttttgtttgcaagaaaagaaaagaaggaaagaaaaaaagtaaggtgaatttcttataaatattttttttcaactttaattttcttttgaattttccttttaacttctatgtgatttttttggaaggagaaagaaaatataattttcaaaataaaataagaataaatcgtaaaagaaattgccaaaagtgtgaaaaaaattcagcaagtagccaattatttctttatggTTAAACTTTCTaatcaaaatcaaagaaatcaaaagaaaaagctttgtaaaggaaagaaaatctaaaaaaaaaacgaataaaatgaaaaatctaaaagagaaaattgtgagaacaataaagagaagaaaataagtaGAAAAACTTGGAAGAGTGTGCAACATTTGTATAgcctgaaaatttattttttttattcaacaaattcaactacaaaaaaaattaaaattgtgctTTTCTGTTAATTATAGAACTGTGAGatatttatccattttttttttacggagagacattaaaaaaattaaaggagtttattcatttttagacTCTTTTTAATcccattggaaaattaaataaaattttgaaaagagtgcaaaaatgttaaagaaatatcaaagaaacttttcattttcaatttgagaTCTGCCGGAAAAATTTGAGTGAacttttgctcaaaaattaaGGATAAACCACgacatgaagcatatgcttctatggcttaattctttgaattttcaatacatgaattgaatttatataacAGAGACCCAAGAAAACACAATTTGGGCGAATTTCGAGCTAGCAGCCGAGCTTTTCCTTCGAATTGCAGcaactatttattttaaattttttttttaaagcagcagtagctttaaatatttttaaccaGGCAACTttcattcttcattttttctttaatttcataGTTTAGCAGCTGATTAAAAGTTTGAGTCTTAATTCtcattaacaaaaatttaaaaaaaaaatcggtaaAGCCGTTCAATCTTAAAGATCGGTGCAAAGTTGCAATGTTGCATCAATAAAGCACAGATGCATTTGCTTGATGcacaaaaatgcaatttcagtTACATTACGGTTGAGgtttatggaatttttccaacaaatttttcgtatgaaaaaaaattaatctattcttcttctttttattttttttttatttttcatttgagcATGATGTCCTTCCGACATCCACACAgccaataaattgaatattatatttttgattttctcaaacgcTTATTGAGgttttcctaaaatttctttgttgatCATTCGAATTTCATGAGaatcacaaaatgaataaactccttttctttcaaataattacaaaaaataatttctttgtgaatatattgtgataaaattgtgaatattacgtgaatattttgtgaagcaatttacacaaaaactttatgttaaattataaacatttagaattaatttttatttactaaaccattcttgtttaattaaaaaactttaaaaaaataagcaaaagcaatttttttatttcaattttattacttgaaaaattagcaaacgccttctaaaaatattctctcaaagaaaagttctttaagatttttcttataaatattattctttttgtttattaatctctgtaaaaattctctaattaaaaatggataaaaaatctctctttccCTCTACGTAACACACATCACTACTctagagaagagaaaaaatgctctcacacaaaaattatcaaaaacaaaacaaataagTTAGTCACAGAGTCATCCgccattgaaagaaaaaataaattctttttgttaaagaacGAGGAAGaagggattttattttcaggaaTAAATGTATGAATCAGGATGAATATTGAAGGAAAGGagtttttagtaaatttttaagggaattttcctcaaattgggagttttttttcacgcagaaaaatctcttgaagATTATTCATTACAAATAAATCTTACCTTGATGCATTTCTCGTGGTTTGGGCAAATTCGTGACACACGTGTGCGGACACATGAGCACATTTGCCGGATGCAGAGATCCCTCGAGGAATCGTCGACGAGCCTCACACAAATGGATTCCTCctgaacaaataaaaaaggatttttatgttaaaaactttggaaaatgaaaaggaaattcttttgaaggaaattttctcacctagCGGAGTTTTTGGCAAATGATTTGGTGGCACGAGTGCAAGGCAGTAAATGCCAACTTGATGGATGGAGTCCACGGCCTGCAGGACCCTCGACATCCACTGGAATGACTCCTCTTCCGAGCAATCGGGTCGTTGCTCCGCAATCACACAAACCCTCTCATCGCGCAGAACTTTAATGCTAAACACGGCAATTCGCCCGCGATAGATGAACCGCATTGGCTCAACAGCGAGAACTGTTGCAATTATATCATCTGCATTGTGCTTCCTCCCCGTGACTGTCATTAAGCCATCGCGTGACCCACACACAAAGACCAATCCACCTGGTCCGAGGAACCCAAGGAGCCCACTACGGACGTACAATTCATCACTGATTGGTTTAACGGGCAATGGCGGTGCTGTTGAGTCCTTTGCTTCGGGTAAATCCTCCGGGAGGGGTTGCACGCGAAAGGCTGAATTTGTGAGACCATCTAGCCCATAGTAGGACGTCCCAGAGGCACCCGAAGTTACACAAATCTCCCCAACTTGGTCTGTTTTGCATAAAACGGGCAAACCCTCGGAACGAACAACGACCATTGTTGCTAAAAGACGaggaattcatttaaatcaaGTCCCAGTGGCTTGGACAAGGTTACCACCTCACATTACATTCTGACCCGGAGATTTTACCTACCCCTTTATTtaagtttgacttaaaaactCAAGCCTggttttcttaagtttcttaatAAAGTTAAGCCGCTTATTAAGCCAGGCCTATTTTTGTTAAACCGAATCTTAATCCGTAaggtcagacttttaagacGAATTGGGCCTGAGTTCAGCCTGATCTACCCTTTAAACCTTAAAagcctgaccttaaaaaaaacttaagtctagtctacaacaaaggtattgcttaaaataaaaatattaggaCTGGTTCTTAAAGATCAGTCTTCTTAAAGTCTTCTTTAAAAGTCTTCTTAAAGACtgatctttttttaaagaaaactgtaGTCAaacttaaagaagtttattctggtttagaaaaacttaagcctgacttaagaaacaaaGTTAAGCCGTATATTAAGCCAggtctatttttttaagccgAACCTTAGTCCtttaggtcagacttttaagacGAATTCGGCCTCAGTTCAGCCTGATCTAAccttgaaaccttaaaagcctgaccttaaaaaaaaacttaagtctagtctacaacaaaggtcttgcttaaaaatattaggaCTGGTTCTTAAAGATCAGTCTTCTTAAAGAGTCTTCTTTAAAAGTCTTCTTAAAGACtgatctttttttaaagaaaactgtagtctaacttaaagaagtttattctggtttagaaaaacttaaacctgaTTTAAGAAACAAAGTTAAGCCGCTTATTAAGCCAGGCCTATTTTTTAAGCCGAACCTTAGTTCCtttaggtcagacttttaagacGAATTCGGCCTCAGTTCAGCCTGATCTAAccttgaaaccttaaaagcctgaccttaaaaaaaaacttaagtctagtctacaacaaaggtcttgcttaaaaatattaggaCTGGTTCTTAAAGATCAGTCTTCTTAAAGAGTCTTCTTTAAAAGTCTTCTTAAAGACtgatctttttttaaagaaaactgtagtctaacttaaagaagtttattctggtttagaaaaacttaaacctgaTTTAAGAAACAAAGTTAAGCCGTATATTAAGCCAggtctatttttttaagccgAACCTTAGTCCtttaggtcagacttttaagacGAATTCGGCCTCAGTTCAGCCTGATCTAAccttgaaaccttaaaagcctgaccttaaaaaaaaacttaagtctagtctacaacaaaggtcttgcttaaaaatattaggaCTGGTTCTTAAAGATCAGTCTTCTTAAAGAGTCTTCTTTAAAAGTCTTCTTAAAGACtgatctttttttaaagaaaactgtagtctaacttaaagaagtttattctggtttagaaaaacttaaacctgaTTTAAGAAACAAAGTTAAGCCGCTTATTAAGCCAGGCCTATTTTTTAAGCCGAACCTTAGTTCCtttaggtcagacttttaagacGAATTCGGCCTCAGTTCAGCCTGATCTAAccttgaaaccttaaaagcctgaccttaaaaaaaaacttaagtctagtctacaacaaaggtcttgcttaaaaatattaggaCTGGTTCTTAAAGATCAGTCTTCTTAAAGAGTCTTCTTTAAAAGTCTTCTTAAAGACtgatctttttttaaagaaaactgtagtctaacttaaagaagtttattctggtttagaaaaacttaaacctgaTTTAAGAAACAAAGTTAAGCCGCTTATTAAGCCAGGCCTATTTTTGAAGCGGAACCTTAGTTCCtttaggtcagacttttaagaTGAATTCGGCCTCAATTCAGCCTGATCTAACCTTAAAAGCTTGACCAggtttaagtttaaaaaaaaaacttaagtctagtcTACAACAAAGGTCTTGCCTAAAAATCTTACGACTGGTTCATAAAGACTGatctttttttcaagaaaactgtagtctaacttaaagaagtttattcttgtttagaaaacttaaatctgacttaagacgattttcctttagctAAGAAAATCGAAACTTCCTAAATTACTGAGTCTATTCAATTTCCGATTTTATAGTTTTGCAATACTGccgaaaattaaagcaaaaaaaaattaaaatcgtaTGACCCGGAGAAATTCATCATAAACCCGTTGCCAGAAGATCATATCCCGAAATCCGAAGTCTCTGGGTCAAACTGGTCAAACCCCTAGAGGTGGTAACCTTGGACCATCATCAAGGCAACAGTTTGAACAAAAGGACTTTGTTCTACTTACTTGCCGGCATAACCTGCCCACAATCCTGCAGTGTGAGCGACGTCAGGGAGTCTTCACTGTCAACACGAACAACTCCATGCGATAGAGCCGCCATCGAGAGTACCCCTCGTCCTGTGGTTGCGGATTGACTGAACCCACCCTGAGCTCGTCCAGGTCGCCTTAGGGACACCGTGAATGCCTCCGAACTGCTGGCACACGGACAAATGGCATCCGGGCGCAAGCCTTTCGACTGGAAAACACTGAGAAATTGATCGCAACTCGACAACGACCACGGGTTGGCACCATCAGCCACAAGGAGCATACGCAGTGACGACAACGAAATATCCTTGTGATCCTTCGTCGCTAGGAGTCCCCAATGCAAATCACGACTCTTCACGAGGCAACATGAGGCGCGATACTTCGTTATGAGTTGCATCCACGACGATGGGCGTAGTTTCATGAGGGCATAGGGGATGAAGAGAACGTGCATCCCATTGAGAACAGATGTGAGAACACTGTGCCATAGGCCAACTTCACGCTTAAAATCCAACACACACACCACTGTTTCACCTTCAGTGTAATGGCATGCCATTGTGAGGGCACGAATGTGATTTATCATTGCTTGTCGACTAACCGTGACCCCCATTACGCTACCCTCTTTGTCACTTGTGTACTCAATGTACGCCAATGCATCCTCATTGATGCGAATGTTGTTTATATTGAAATCCTTTGGTGGCTTCGGTAGGTGCTCCGTCACGAACCAATGGAGCCTAGGCCAACCCTTTAGCTTTGCAATTTCTCCCGTTGTGGACTTTGGGAGTCCTTAAAACGGATTTGAatcgtttgaaaatttaaaaaaaaggagaataaaaggagatttttttctacaaaccTTTGAGACACGCCTCGGATGTAAGGGCGATCTGGACACCGCAAGAACTCAACAGGAAACCAACTTGCTGAGGCGGTGAATCCGAACTCGACAGAGGCAGCTCGATTGGCAGTGGAACGAGGCCTCTGAACATGCATCCGTACCAGGCTGTGATGAAGctacaaaaaatgttttttttttgttaaagaaaactcCTTTAAATCCTGCCCAAATTCCCCCCAAATTTCTCTTCCTTACTTGAGAGGATCACTGTTGGGATAAACGAGAGCAACACGATCTCCCGGTTTGAGCGTTATCTGCTCCGAACCTTTATTGAAGATCTTCGTTGAGAGTGCATAGGCTATCTTTTGGGCACGTGACATTAGTTTCCCATACGTCAATGTTGTCGTCATCTTCCCATTGGGATCCAGCACCGTAGCCATGGGAGTTTTCGGCGAATTAACCCCATACCGCTGGAGTGCCGCCTCAATGGTACGCGAGAGTCCCGACATGACCACAAGTTGCTCCCCCTGAACGGGTGTCATGGTACTCCCTTCGGGTTTTGGGGCATTGGGATCCTTGGGATTGGCTGCTATCTCCAGCTCAATGTCGTTATCTTCATAAAATTCCGGCAATGGACGCCTCTTGGGGCGCTTCAGTGTGTTCAGGAGTTGCTGAATTTTTGCCGATACCTTCCACCTACCAGCTGTGCTCGTATCCCCGGGTTCTGCATTTGAAACATTAACGTACCTgctgaaggagaaaaatacataatgtccttttttgttttttttttttaatttacaaaatctgtgattatttttttcctgaaatattttctttaaaagaattctattattgctaaatttaatttattttcttcttatttattcgcaaattacaagatttttccagggcatgaattctctaagagtgaaaaactcccgtgataaactcctgaaggatTTAGCGATTtcaaagaaacgtgaaaaccgaGAAAaacttacgggagtttatcacggatgcattatttttcttaaagaataagctcacgtgaagttttcctcactttttccccGCAAAAAGCATTCgtgagtttatcacgagagtttttcactccttgagaatacagccccagaGAACGTTTATCTGTCGCATATTTTGGTTATTATGGCGATGCTTTCGAATATTTAtaaagatctgaatattttatatcatCACAAACATCCCTTGATAAAAGCCAACTAATAAGAAAACGattaaaaacctaaaaaaaactttagctCTTTGTGGCTTGagtttactactttttaggctttaatttaGTTCTCTTTAgtcttcaattaaatatttttaatgtttttttgacATTGAAGACTCTGTCTTTTTAGGgttgaaaatcaaatattacttttaggcttgaatttagcacgTTTCGGGTTgattttactacttttcggtttaaaTTTACCACTTATTGTCCTTCCTAAGCTTGACTTAAAATAcgttttttaagcttttattcctcaatctctgcattttttaagaaaatattttaatgcttaaatttaatcatttttaggcttgaatttagcatgtTTCGGGTTGATTTTACtatttggcttgaatttagtccttttgaggcataaattaaataattttcaggctTCTGCCTCTCAATGTCAGCCATTTTGAGACTAAAAACAAATGTTTTGATTTCttgtattttgaaaaaatacaaaagaaaataaaactaaaagaaaaaaatacttttctctcagacttaaaacaaaaataataaataaagaaacatgagaaatccccacaaaaagattctaaatgataaaagaacaaaatcaGATATTCTCCGCGGAAAAATGTGGAGAAATTACAGAGATTCTCCCGTGGAGAATTCCTTAAAAACTCCACAATAAATCACCGGCGATCAATGTAATATTATGAATttggattttaatttataatttttttttaatacaaagaaaaactttccctCCTCAAGACACCTACCTCGTCACTCGATCTGCTCCACGGCGTGTATTGTTGAATTGCGTAATATCGGGGGCAGCATAGGGGCGTATTTGAAAATCCGCAATGTCAGTCATATCGTAGGAATTCTTCTGGGTCCTGTGAACACTTGCTGGCGGTGATCCTGCACTCGATGTATCCGAGAGTGGTGGCTGTGGCGGTAAGTTTTGTGGTCGCCTCTCTGTGATGTGTGCTGATGATGTTTTATGATGATCGCGACCACCATCACGACCATGTTGATGCGGTGTTGGCAATTTTGCCGCTTCTCTCGGCATATTCCCACTCACATGATCACGTGGCAGGTTGTAGCCATCGCGTTCTGGTGTGGAAATCCTCTCCTCCGGAATACTTCCGTCCTCCGATGATGAttctacacacacacaaaaggcAGCATTCGCAgaggaataagaaaaaaaatggaaagtttaGATCCCATGCAGATCATTGATCAATGATCGATCTTTAGTGATCTTTTGCACATTCTTTATCCGCATGATCTTTCATGTCTGCGGCCACACATCAGACCATGATATTTTGAAGCATATTAAACACAAAAGACTTTAATTGtgatattaaaaaatacttatatatatttattaataaaaagggaaaaaagaaatctcaaagaGACACAGCGcgagaaagaaagagagataaaagcaattctataatacaacgaaaaaaaaaagtgatcgAGGATCATGAGAGCGATcatattttgtgtttattcATTACCTGAATCATCATTGTCACGATCGGGACTACGATTAAGCACAGAACTGCGTTTTGATGGCATTGGTAAGCTAGGCTTTGGTCGATTTTTTAGTGCGGCCAGAGCTTGCTGAACGGCCTCTTGTCTCACTTCTGCGGAATGATTTTAATGATCAAAACAATGAGTGTGATTGTGTTGCAAgatctcttttctttttcttcaagatgagtttttttttataacaaatgaatgaattaaaatattttacaagcaataaaaatatttaaaaaaaatgatactttaatgagaattttgcgaaattagaaagaaaaaaaagtgctctgaggttgtttaatttattgttgccTTAACATTAAGTGTGGGAGGAAGTACTTTtgtgatatatttt from Lutzomyia longipalpis isolate SR_M1_2022 chromosome 4, ASM2433408v1 encodes:
- the LOC129795937 gene encoding disco-interacting protein 2 isoform X2, with protein sequence MSDFVDFATLPEEVREKLAELDLELSEGDITQKGYEKKRTRLLQPYLAKNTQPVLEKKSQPTEKIVEDTKPNFRGCSPYKSSQYQDLGHEGDAKPQQILAQIAQNIKSRAASNVPSSPRESPSSATRQPQQRRQQQQQTESGGDGKKNRRLGRQESRYTSEVRQEAVQQALAALKNRPKPSLPMPSKRSSVLNRSPDRDNDDSESSSEDGSIPEERISTPERDGYNLPRDHVSGNMPREAAKLPTPHQHGRDGGRDHHKTSSAHITERRPQNLPPQPPLSDTSSAGSPPASVHRTQKNSYDMTDIADFQIRPYAAPDITQFNNTRRGADRVTRYVNVSNAEPGDTSTAGRWKVSAKIQQLLNTLKRPKRRPLPEFYEDNDIELEIAANPKDPNAPKPEGSTMTPVQGEQLVVMSGLSRTIEAALQRYGVNSPKTPMATVLDPNGKMTTTLTYGKLMSRAQKIAYALSTKIFNKGSEQITLKPGDRVALVYPNSDPLNFITAWYGCMFRGLVPLPIELPLSSSDSPPQQVGFLLSSCGVQIALTSEACLKGLPKSTTGEIAKLKGWPRLHWFVTEHLPKPPKDFNINNIRINEDALAYIEYTSDKEGSVMGVTVSRQAMINHIRALTMACHYTEGETVVCVLDFKREVGLWHSVLTSVLNGMHVLFIPYALMKLRPSSWMQLITKYRASCCLVKSRDLHWGLLATKDHKDISLSSLRMLLVADGANPWSLSSCDQFLSVFQSKGLRPDAICPCASSSEAFTVSLRRPGRAQGGFSQSATTGRGVLSMAALSHGVVRVDSEDSLTSLTLQDCGQVMPATTMVVVRSEGLPVLCKTDQVGEICVTSGASGTSYYGLDGLTNSAFRVQPLPEDLPEAKDSTAPPLPVKPISDELYVRSGLLGFLGPGGLVFVCGSRDGLMTVTGRKHNADDIIATVLAVEPMRFIYRGRIAVFSIKVLRDERVCVIAEQRPDCSEEESFQWMSRVLQAVDSIHQVGIYCLALVPPNHLPKTPLGGIHLCEARRRFLEGSLHPANVLMCPHTCVTNLPKPREMHQGALQPQVLSGSSSGCVTDTSVGPASVMVGNLVQGNRLAVAQGRDIGLSDDNERKHQLITAVLRWRANSSPDHVLYTLLNSKGAVAKTLTCSELHKRAEKIGALLQERGKINPGDHVALIFPPGVDLICAFYGCLYLGAVPITIRPPHPQNLITTLPTVRMIVDVSKSVIVLSIQSIVKLLKSREAATSIDPKSWPPILDIDDNPKRKLAAIANATIESTAYLDFSVSTCGRLSGVIITHRSLSSLCSSLKLACELYPSRHVALCLDPYCGLGFAMWTLISVFSGHHSILIAPYEVEANPSLWLSTLSQYRVRDTFCSYGVIELCTKALSNSIQALKQRNVNLACVRTCVVVAEERPRVQLTQQFCKLFQALGLNTRCVSTSFGCRVNPAICVQGASSAESAQVYVDLRALRNNRVALVERGAPNSLCLIESGKLLPGVKVIIANPDTKGHCGDSHLGEIWVQSPHNCDGYFTIYGDETDYNDHFNAKLVTGATTETYARTGYLGFLRRTECSQAGSILDETTPSIASRDSDNESLHSQGQTQLSHVPHASAGQEQELHDAVYVVGALDEVITLRGMNYHPIDIENSVLRCHKKIAECAVFTWTNLLVVVVELDGNESEALDLVPLVTNTVLEEHQLIVGVVVVVDPGVVPINSRGEKQRMHLRDGFLADQLDPIYVAYNM